In Saprospiraceae bacterium, the sequence CAAACCCTATCAATCAAAATCAACCTCCAAAGAAAATAACATACGGTTGGGGGACAAAAGATGAGATGTTAAACGTTATTTTTCAATATGTGCCGTATAGACCATTAGACGAGTTTCAATTAATACAGTTTCAAAAATGAAGAACCTTACTTTATTCACATTTTTCGGCTTCCTCTGTCTATCCGGATATTTCGTTCGTGCCCAGGAGGAAACCATGCCTGAGAGCACGTTAGATCAATTTCGATTTGGATCGCTGAATCCAAACGAGCAGTCTACAATCTATGGAGTGAGCAATCAAGTTAGTGTTGTTGTAGGCGATTATTATATCGATAAGTCCTGGAAGCTGGGTGTTATAGATTTTTATCCATACAAAGTCACCCTGGAAGGCCGTGAGTGGAACATCGATACAGTCAAAAACGAAAGAATTCGTTTTAACACCAAATCCAATGAGTTGGAGATTAATACGAAATATGGGGTCAAAATAATATCAGGAGATAAAATTCGATCCTTTATCACGGGTAGCGGAAAAGATGCTATAAGAGTAATCAATGGGCAGGAATTAGGATATAAGCCGGAGGATAAAAATTTTGGTTTTTATCAAGAATTATTTTTAGGCGAAGTTTCATTGTATTCTACATTTAAAGTTTCGGAGAGAAAGCCAACATACGTGCCGGCATTTGATGTGGGTGATAAGAATACCGAAATCCTGAAAAAAGAATTTTTTTATCTTAAGGACCGCACCGGTTTTAATAAAATGAAAGCCAACTACAGTGGGGTTTTAAAAGCCATGTCAGATAAAGAAGATGAACTTAGTAGATATATGGACAAATATCAACTTGACCCAGCTCTGAGGCAGGATCTTGTTAGAATCATTCGATATTATAGTGGTCTACTGGCTTCCGGTATTAAGTAGAAAATAAATGTTTGGAAAAAACAAGAGGTATGTGTACATTTGCAATCCAATTTAAAATAGTATATGCTAATTATTGATGTAAAAGACAGTGAATCAATCGATAAGGCTCTTAAGAAGTATAAAAAGAAATACGAGAAGTCTCAGATTTTGAAGCAACTTAGAGCCCGAAAACATTTCACTAAAAAATCTGTAGAGCGCAGGCATGAGGTTCTCAAAGCTGCCTACAGACTGCAGATTATGAGCCTTCCCGCTCAATATTAAATAATAAAGCTATCGTGTGACAAAGTAGATGATGTCACGCCTACTTGCATTTGCACCAGTATTGTATTACATTGCAGTACTAAGCATCTGTAGCCAAATTGATCATATCTTTTTTTAATTATCTAGAGTTCGAGAAGCGCTATTCCAGCCATACGCTGGATGCTTATAAATCTGATATTGAACAGTTTACCTCCTTTCTACAGTATAATTTTCAGGTAGATAGCCTTGTAGATGTCACATCTGCCCAGGTTAGATCCTGGATGGTCAGCTTAAAGGAGCAAAATATTTCCAATCGGTCTATTAATCGAAAACTATCCGCTTTAAAGACGCTCTTCAATTTTTTGAGGTCCCGACATGGGCTAGCTCAAAATCCCTTGCGAAAAATTATTAGCCCTAAAACAGAAAAAAGGCTTCCGCTTACTGTCAGAAAAGAACACCTGGAACGCATGTTTTTGATCAATAATCAAAATGCCGGTGACACTTCATACATTCTCTTGCGAAATGATCTTGTCCTGGACATGTTATATTCTTGCGGGCTTAGAAGATCCGAGTTGATGCAGCTTTCATTGAAAGACTTAGATTTAGACCGTCGCTTGTGTAGGGTCCTTGGAAAAGGAAAAAAGGAACGATGGGTTCCACTTTCCGCGAATTTGGTAGATAAAATTTTGACTTATTTAATCTTTAGGCACCAAACTTTAATAGATCTGGCCAAACCAGAGCACTTTTATTTGTTTATGACAGATCAGTGCGAGCCATTATATCCTAAGTGGGTGTATAACCTTGTCAAAAAAAACCTTAGTCTCGTATCTTCCGTGGAACGACGCAGTCCTCACATATTGAGACATAGCTTTGCCACCCACCTTTCAGATGCCGGAGCAGACCTCCATGTAATTAAAACTTTATTGGGGCATTCATCACTCGCTGCTACTCAAGTATATATGCACAATTCAATAGAAAAATTAAAGAAAATTTATGATCAGGCACATCCTAAATCATGAATACCGTGAAATAATAACAAATTCATTTCGTTACTTTTTAAAATATTATATTATGAAAATTATGACTGAAAGTGTTCATTTTACCGCTGACCAAAAGCTTATACAGTTTATTGAAAACAAACTTCAAAAACTCGAACGGGTGTACGAAAGAATCATTGACATTCATGTGATTTTAAAACTGGAGAGCCATCAGGCAGTAAAAGATAAAATAGTAGAAGTTCAGGTCCATGTGCCGGGAGGTAATATTTTTGCCAGGGAAAGCAGTAAAGCATTTGAAACATCTTTTGAATTGGCCATGGCTGCCATCAAAAGGCAGACTATAAAGTTTAAGATGAAATCGAAATAACAATCCGATAAAGTTGATTCATAGAGAAAGCCATTCTGATCATTAGGATGGCTTTCTGATTTTAAGCAAGACCAACTCTAAAATAAAAAAGTAAAATATTTTTTCCTAAACCCGAAAATGTTCGTAAATTTGTCCGCGCTTTTAAAGAAAGCGACATATTTAATTGAAAATCAGGATTGAAGAAGCACAAATAGCAGTAGATACAGTGGACATTTAACAATGCCGATGTAGCTCAGCTGGTAGAGCAGCTGATTTGTAATCAGCTGGTCGGGGGTTCGAATCCCTCCATCGGCTCTCAAATTGTACTTGATGTAGTTTTTGAAAGCAGAAGTAGATCAAATGGGGGCGCGCCGGAGTTGGAGAGCCGGGCCAGACTGTAAATCTGGTGTCTTACGACTGAATGGGTTCGAATCCAATCGCCCCCACTCATTTTTGGCACTATAATAGTATCAAAAGCTATTTGACTTTAACAATCTAAACAGGCGGGAGTAGCTCAGTTGGTAGAGCGACAGCCTTCCAAGCTGTAGGTCGCGGGTTCGAGCCTCGTCTCCCGCTCTTTCCAAATATTTGCTATTTGAAGTATTTGTGGACGAAAATAGACAAATGGGAAGGTTACACTCAGATGTTGCATAAGCCGATGTAGCTCAGGGGTAGAGCACTTCCTTGGTAAGGAAGGGGTCGAGGGTTCAATTCCCTTCGTTGGCTCAAATTTTTTGAAAATTTAAAATCATTATATCATTAAATTCAATTTAAAAAGGTACTAAACCATGGCAAAAGAAACATTTCAGAGGACTAAACCTCACTTAAACGTTGGTACTATCGGTCACGTAGATCATGGTAAAACAACTTTGACTGCAGCCATCACTTCTATTCTGTCGGAATCAGGATGGGCGGAAAAAAGATCTTATGACTCTATCGACGCTGCTCCTGAAGAGAAAGAGCGTGGTATCACGATCAATACAGCGCACGTAGAGTATCAAACCGCAAACCGCCACTATGCGCACGTAGATTGCCCTGGTCACGCGGATTATGTGAAAAACATGGTTACTGGTGCTGCTCAAATGGATGGTGCTATTCTGGTGGTTGCAGCGACTGATGGTCCTATGCCCCAAACAAGAGAGCATATCCTTCTTGCAAAGCAGGTAGGAGTACCTAAAATTGTGGTATTCATGAACAAAGTAGACCTGGTAGATGACGAAGAAATGTTAGACTTGGTTGAAATGGAAGTAAGAGAATTATTGGATGCTCAGGGATTTGATGGAGCCCATGCTTCAGTGATCAAAGGCTCGGCCTTAAAGGCACTTGAGGGCGATCCAAAATATAGACAGTCTATTCTTGATTTGATGGCTGCCGTAGATGCAGACATTCCTGAACCAGTTCGTTTGGTTGATCAGCCATTTATTATGCCGGTAGAAGATGTATTCTCTATCACCGGTCGTGGTACAGTAGCTACAGGTCGTATTGAAAAGGGAGTTGTTAAAGTTGGGGATACGGTCGAAATCATTGGTATGATGAAGGATGATGAAAAACCAATCAGCTCTACCTGTACTGGAGTAGAGATGTTTAGAAAATTATTGGATAGAGGAGAAGCCGGTGATAATGCTGGTATCTTGTTGAGAGGTGTTGAAAAAGATCAAATCCGAAGAGGTATGGTTATTTGCGCTCCCGGTTCAGTAAAACCACATAAAAAATTCAAAGGAGAGATTTATGTACTCAGCAAAGAAGAAGGTGGTCGTCACACTCCTTTCTTTAATGGTTATCGACCTCAGTTCTATTTCAGGACTACCGATGTAACCGGAGATGTCAAATTGCCTGCAGGAGTTGAAATGGTTATGCCTGGTGATAATGTCACTATTGAAGCTAGCCTTTTAAATTCTATAGCAATGGAAAAAAATCTTCGTTTTGCTATCCGCGAAGGCGGTCGCACAGTCGGTGCTGGTCAGGTTACAGAAATACTTGATTAATAGAGTATTATACTCGATATAATGAATAATTTTTGAAGCATCTCCTGAAGAGGAGGTGCTTCTTTGTCATAAAAAAGTATTAAACGGGCATAGCTCAATTGGTAGAGCGACGGTCTCCAAAACCGTAGGCTGCGGGTTCGATTCCTGCTGCCCGTGCAAGCAAGTAAATTGAAAGTAAATGGATAAGTTAAGTTTATATCTGAGAGAATCGTATGATGAGCTGATGCATAAAGTCACCTGGCCTTCATGGGCTATGTTGGTAGATGCTGCTAAGATTGTGTTGGTGAGTACTGTTATTATCACAGCGATCATCTTTTTAATGGATGTAGTGTCTAACTATATTCTTCAAATAGTTTACGGGTTATAATAATATGGCTGACCAGGAAAAAAAATTGTATTCTCTAAGGGTGATTAGAGGCAAAGAACGCAAAATCAAGGAGCGAATTGAACTAGAGATTCAGCGCCAGGGCTGGAATACATTCATTAGCCAGGTCATCGTCCCTTCTGAAAAAGTGTATAAAATCAGAAATGGTAAAAAGGTAGTCTTAGAAAGAAATATTTTACCAGGATATATTTTATTGGAAGCAGAACCTTCCAAATTTGTACCAGAAGTAGTACAGGTTATAGCTAACATTCCCAATGTAATCCATTTTTTAGGCAGAGATACACCCATACCTATGAGTCCTGGCGAAGCAAACAGGCTGCTGGGTAAAGTGGACGAATCTCAGGATGCCAGTGAGTCAATGATTGAACCTTTTATCAATGGCGAAACAGTGAAAATCATTGATGGACCATTCAATGATTTTATCGGGGATATTAAAGAAGTAAACGAAGAGAAAAAGAAACTTAAAGTAATAGTTAAAATATTCGGCAGAGGAACTGAAGTTGAATTGAACTTTATGCAAGTGGAGAAAACATCATAAAAAAAAGCATCTGGTTACTTTTAATGGCAAGCTTCCAGTCATTTTAAGGACTTTTTAGAATAACAAATTGAAATTTTTAAAATCATTATGGCTAAAGAAATAGAAACATTCATTAAACTCCAGGTAAAAGGTGGCCAAGCCAATCCTGCGCCTCCGGTAGGTCCTGCTTTAGGTTCTAAAGGGGTCAATATTATGGAGTTTTGTAAGCGATTTAATGCCATGACCCAGGACAAACAAGGCAAAGTCGTTCCAGTGGTCATTTCAGTATTTAAGGATAAATCTTTTGACTTCGTCATTAAGACTGCACCTGCAGCCATTCAACTCATGGAGGTTGCTAAGATCAAAAATGGTTCGAAAGAACCTAATAGAAATAAGGTGGCAAATGTGACATGGGATCAGGTCAAAGTTATAGCTGAAGACAAATTACCTGACCTCAATGCTATTACAGTGAGTGCCGCCATGAAGATGGTAGCGGGTACTGCCAGGAGCATGGGGATCACAGTAAGTGGTGATTTTCCGGGTTGATACCGGTTTATCGATATTTTTTATTCATCCGAGGGAGTCAGTTTTAACAGATTGACGATAGCACCTCTAAATTTTTTGAAATGGCAAAAGAAACTAAAAAAAGAAAAGCAGTAAATCCTAAAGTCGACAGGAAAAAATTATTCTCTGTCCAGGACGCGATGACATTGGTGAAAGAAGTCAATATTGCAAAATTTGATGCATCAGTGGATGTGCATATTAGGTTGGGGATAGATCCTCGCAAATCAGATCAGGCCATCAGAGGCACGGTTACACTTCCTCATGGTACCGGTAAAACAAAACGTGTACTTGTATTGTGTACTCCGGACAAAGAAGAGGAGGCTAAAGCTGCTGGTGCTGACCATGTGGGTCTGGATGATTATATCCAAAAAATATCTGAAGGGTGGATGGATATTGATGTCATTATCGCCACTCCAAGTGTCATGGCTAAAATTGGTAAAATAGGTCGAATCCTCGGCCCAAGAGGATTGATGCCTAACCCCAAGACAGGCACTGTTACCCAGGATGTTGGTTCTGCTATCACGGAGGTCAAAGGAGGAAAAATTGCTTTTCGAGTAGACAAGCAAGCTATCATTCATAGTACGGTTGGTCGCGTATCTTTTGGTGTGGATAAATTGTCAGAAAATGCAAATGAGTTGATTT encodes:
- the nusG gene encoding transcription termination/antitermination factor NusG; amino-acid sequence: MADQEKKLYSLRVIRGKERKIKERIELEIQRQGWNTFISQVIVPSEKVYKIRNGKKVVLERNILPGYILLEAEPSKFVPEVVQVIANIPNVIHFLGRDTPIPMSPGEANRLLGKVDESQDASESMIEPFINGETVKIIDGPFNDFIGDIKEVNEEKKKLKVIVKIFGRGTEVELNFMQVEKTS
- a CDS encoding tyrosine-type recombinase/integrase — encoded protein: MIISFFNYLEFEKRYSSHTLDAYKSDIEQFTSFLQYNFQVDSLVDVTSAQVRSWMVSLKEQNISNRSINRKLSALKTLFNFLRSRHGLAQNPLRKIISPKTEKRLPLTVRKEHLERMFLINNQNAGDTSYILLRNDLVLDMLYSCGLRRSELMQLSLKDLDLDRRLCRVLGKGKKERWVPLSANLVDKILTYLIFRHQTLIDLAKPEHFYLFMTDQCEPLYPKWVYNLVKKNLSLVSSVERRSPHILRHSFATHLSDAGADLHVIKTLLGHSSLAATQVYMHNSIEKLKKIYDQAHPKS
- a CDS encoding 30S ribosomal protein S21, with the translated sequence MLIIDVKDSESIDKALKKYKKKYEKSQILKQLRARKHFTKKSVERRHEVLKAAYRLQIMSLPAQY
- the raiA gene encoding ribosome-associated translation inhibitor RaiA gives rise to the protein MKIMTESVHFTADQKLIQFIENKLQKLERVYERIIDIHVILKLESHQAVKDKIVEVQVHVPGGNIFARESSKAFETSFELAMAAIKRQTIKFKMKSK
- the rplK gene encoding 50S ribosomal protein L11, translated to MAKEIETFIKLQVKGGQANPAPPVGPALGSKGVNIMEFCKRFNAMTQDKQGKVVPVVISVFKDKSFDFVIKTAPAAIQLMEVAKIKNGSKEPNRNKVANVTWDQVKVIAEDKLPDLNAITVSAAMKMVAGTARSMGITVSGDFPG
- a CDS encoding 50S ribosomal protein L1, with product MAKETKKRKAVNPKVDRKKLFSVQDAMTLVKEVNIAKFDASVDVHIRLGIDPRKSDQAIRGTVTLPHGTGKTKRVLVLCTPDKEEEAKAAGADHVGLDDYIQKISEGWMDIDVIIATPSVMAKIGKIGRILGPRGLMPNPKTGTVTQDVGSAITEVKGGKIAFRVDKQAIIHSTVGRVSFGVDKLSENANELISTIVKLKPSSAKGTYIKSISVASTMSPGIWLDTKTFH
- the secE gene encoding preprotein translocase subunit SecE → MDKLSLYLRESYDELMHKVTWPSWAMLVDAAKIVLVSTVIITAIIFLMDVVSNYILQIVYGL
- the tuf gene encoding elongation factor Tu, which gives rise to MAKETFQRTKPHLNVGTIGHVDHGKTTLTAAITSILSESGWAEKRSYDSIDAAPEEKERGITINTAHVEYQTANRHYAHVDCPGHADYVKNMVTGAAQMDGAILVVAATDGPMPQTREHILLAKQVGVPKIVVFMNKVDLVDDEEMLDLVEMEVRELLDAQGFDGAHASVIKGSALKALEGDPKYRQSILDLMAAVDADIPEPVRLVDQPFIMPVEDVFSITGRGTVATGRIEKGVVKVGDTVEIIGMMKDDEKPISSTCTGVEMFRKLLDRGEAGDNAGILLRGVEKDQIRRGMVICAPGSVKPHKKFKGEIYVLSKEEGGRHTPFFNGYRPQFYFRTTDVTGDVKLPAGVEMVMPGDNVTIEASLLNSIAMEKNLRFAIREGGRTVGAGQVTEILD